TACCCTTTGTACATGAAGTAGCGTCTAATCATATCAAACACGACAAACATCCGGGCATTACCCGCATGAAAATAGTTATAGGTCGTTGGACCGCACACGTACATCGCAACTTTCCCGTTCTCCCTTGGGTGGAACTCCTCTTTTTGACGTGTCATGGTGTTGTATAATTTCAAAGACATTGTATCGACTCTCCTCATCGTTTAGACGTTCTTCCAAATATTCCACGCGCTGCATTAAACACTTGAGCATTTCATTCACTGGATCTGGAAGTTCATCATGCCTTAAATCAGGGTCCTTGATCGGAACACCGTTATGAAGAACAATCCGACCCGGGATTCCTACTACCGTTGTGTCGCTGGGGACAACTTTATTGACAACAGACCCTGCTCCTATTTTTACATTATCCCCAACTTTGAAGGAACCTAAAACTTTAGCGCCCGCCCCAATCACCACGTTATTTCCGATCGTCGGGTGCCTCTTGCCTTTCTCTTTGCCCGTTCCGCCTAACGTAACCCCCTGATATAACGTTACATTATCACCGACCTCCGCTGTTTCGCCAATGACTACACCACTACCATGATCAATAAAGAAACCTTGCCCGATCTTAGCGCCCGGGTGGATTTCAATCCCAGTGAGAAATCGAGAGAGCTGAGAGATCATACGCGGCAAGAGTACTAATTTATGTTGATACAGCCAATGGGCCATTCGATGAAAAATCACAGCATGAAAACCAGCGTAACAAAATATGACCTCCCAGATACTTTTTGCTGCAGGATCTCGTTCAAAAATTACGCGAATATCTCGACTGACCTGTCGAAACATCTTACCTTCACCCTTTCTCTTTAGAATTGCCCAGAAATCCACAAAATGAACGCAAAAAAGCGGAACTCTTCGTCCAGAGACGAAAGGTTCCGCGGTCCCACTCTGATTGAACGGACATGCCGTTCCAACTTGTAACTTTAACGCAGTCATTACGGATGGACATACTCTAATATTTCTGCCCATCAACTCAGAGACGCACTTCCAAAGGTTCCTTGCCAATGGCTTTCACTACCCCATCTTCGCTCGTCGCAATTCCTCTTTGTACTCTTTCTCATCATCGTCAAAATGTCTATTTTATTGTTTACATTCACTTACCAAATTCCGCTAACGTGCTCTCTTTGCAATAGTTGTTTCTGCAGTAAAGTCCAAAAACGAGTGCAATTTGTCCTTATTATAGGGTAATTATAGGGTAGTCTCCAACCTCTGTCAATCCAAAATAGGTCTGCTAGCTTACCCTAAATAGCGTTTCTCTGTAACCTCAAGTCGTTTTAAAACATTCTCTCGTCCCAACAAGGGGATGATGTCATAAAGTTCTGGTCCATGCATCTGCCCTGTTAAAGCCACTCGTACCGGCATGTACACGAATTTCCCTCCGAGCTTTAGCTCTTTCGTCATTTGCTTTAAGAGGACCTTAACCTCAGCTTCAGAAAGCGATTCGACTGCCTGTAACTTTTCCTTGAATAATCCAAAGACGGTTGGCACTTGTTCTCCACGCAGCACTTCCAGAGCTTCCCCTTCTGGTTCCATTGGCACATCCCCGTGGAAATAATGCACAAAGTCCTTTACTTCTGCCATATAAGCTATTTTCTCAGAAATCGCTTTCACAACCCCAATAAGCCATTGCTGTTGTTCCGGGGACTGCTCTCCTTGAGGAAGAATACCTATCTCCTGCACATGGGGCAATGCAAGTTCAGCCAATCGTTCAGGAGCAGCTTTTTTAAGGTAATGCGCGTTCATGTAATTCAGCTTCTGAAGATCGAAAACCGCGGGGCTCTTGGACACACGATCCAGCGAAAAGGCTTCTGTCAATTCATCCAGAGTATAAAACTCTTCTTCTCCAGACGGCGCCCACCCGAGCAGAGCAATGAAGTTGGCGATGGCTTCTGGGAGATACCCTTTTTTCTGATAGTCCATAACCGCTGTATCCCCGTCCCGCTTGCTCATTTTCCCTCCTTCGGTATTAAGAATGAGCGAAATATGGGCAAATTCAGGAGTGGGCAACCCTAAGGCTTGGTAAATCAGGACCTGACGCGGTGTATTGGAGAGATGCTCTTCCCCACGAATAACATGGGTAATGTTCATAGTCGTATCATCGATAACCACTGCAAAATTATAGGTGGGAATCCCATCTGATTTAACGATGACATAATCCCCAATTCCATTACTATCAAAAACAACATCCCCACGAACATGATCCATTATATGTATCGCTTGCCCTTCTGGCACACGAAAGCGCACAACAGGCTTACGCCCTTCCTTCTCCAAAACGGCACGTTGTTCAGACGTTAACGTACGACATTTACCCAGATAACGAGGAGTTTCACCCTTGGCACTCAAGGCCTGCCTTTCTTGTTCCAGCTCTTCCTCTGTACAGTAGCAATAGTAAGCATGTCCACTATCCACAAGCTTCTCGGTATACTCTCTGTAAAGTGCCAGGCGATCCGTTTGACGATAAGGACCATGCTCGCCGCCAACCTCGATCCCCTCATTCCATTGGATATTTAGCCAACGTAATGATTCCAAAATATTATGCTCGGATTCTCGACTGGAACGTTCTAAATCAGTGTCCTCACTTCGAACAATAAAGGTTCCCTTGTTTTTACAAGCCCATAAATAATTAAACAACGCGGATCTTGCCCCTCCGATGTGAAGTGGACCTGTCGGACTGGGTGCAAATCGAACGCGAATTTCCATAAATCATCCTCCAACCTTTTCTAAATTAACGATCGCCTGGGCAGCAATTCCCTCGCCCCGACCTTCAAACCCCAAGCGTTCAGTTGTTGTCGCTTTCACTGACACACACAATTCATCAATACTCATCGCTTGGGCAAGATTAGAGCGTATCTTTGAGATAAACGGGGCTATTTTCGGGCGCTCTGCCACAATAATGCTATCAATATTTCCAATTTTATACCCATGCGCTTCGATGAGCTTCATGACCCACTCTAATAAAGCAAGACTTGAAATCCCTCGGTAACGTGGATCATGATCCGGAAAATGATGGCCAATATCCCCTAAAGCCAAGGCCCCCAAGAGAGCATCCATTATCGCGTGGATCAGAACATCTGCATCCGAGTGTCCTAGTAAACCACGCTCGTAGGGGATTTCCACCCCTCCTAGAATCAGCGGTCGATCCTCAACCAAGGCGTGTACATCATACCCTATTCCAACTTTAATAATCAATCACTCCTTTGCTAGGCGAGAGATTCGAATTCCAAAGTAGTATTTCATGAACAAAAGCTTCGCTACAGCCTCTGAGCAAGAATCCGTTCAGCTAACCATAAATCCTCGGGCGTAGTCACTTTGATATTCTCCTGTGACCCCTCTACCATCTGCACGGGATACCCCATCCATTCTAGCAAAGATGCATCATCCGTACCATAGTGACCCGCAGATGCAGCTCGGGAATGTGCTTCTTCCAATATCTCACGATCAAAGATTTGAGGAGTCTGTACAGCCCGTAAACGTTCACGTGGCAAGGTCTCTGTCACTTTACTGAACGAATCAATCCGCTTTATAGTATCCTTGAGCTGGATTCCCATAATCGCCGAGGGGAAACCTTCCGAATCTTCCAGAAAGCGGTGGAATTCCTGTAATGTCAAAAGGGGCCTCGCCCCATCATGAACCACTACCCGTCGAATAGTGGTACTTAAAGCTTGAACCCCTGAGTGAACAGAGTCTTGACGTTGCAATCCACCAATGCAAATGGCTACAACTTTGTTGAACTTGTGGTGATGCACAAGTTTTTCGATAACCGTAACATCACCTTCAGCCCCTACGATAACAATTTCAGAAACCTTGCTGGACTCTTCAAAAAGCCGAACCGTGTGAACCAAGATAGGCTCCCCCATTAAAGCTAGAAATTGCTTGTTGTATCCGGCCCCCATCCGTTTGCCTTGACCAGCTGCAGGAATTACAATTCCTATCTTAGCCAATCGCATTCACCTCATCAGATGGACGAAGACCCATCGACTTTTTTTCCAAAGGAATTTTTGGCTTTGCAAAAATCATTCGGCCAGCAGCCGTTTGCAGAACACTCGTCACCAAAACGGTGACATGCTGTCCCATATAGCGTCGTCCCGTATCCACAACAATCATCGTTCCATCATCAAGATAGGCTACACCTTGTCCAGGTTCCTTGCCGTCCTTCATTACTTGAACTAACATTTCTTCACCTGGTAAAACAATCGGTTTAAGGGCATTGGCTAATTCGTTAATGTTAAGTACCTTAACCCCTTGCAATTCAGCCACTTTATTGAGGTTATAATCATTGGTTAGAAGAGGCGAGCCCAATACTTGCCCCAAACGCACCAGTTTACTGTCGACTTCATTGACATCTTCAAAGTCCTGTTCATGAATATGAACTTTGATCGCCGTTTCTTTAGAAATTTGATTAAGTATATCCAGGCCTCTACGCCCGCGATTTCGTTTAAGCAAGTCCGAAGAATCCGCGATATGGCGAAGCTCCTCAAGCACGAAACTTGGAATTAGCAATACTCCTTCAACAAAG
The sequence above is a segment of the Desulfosporosinus sp. Sb-LF genome. Coding sequences within it:
- the cysE gene encoding serine O-acetyltransferase, yielding MFRQVSRDIRVIFERDPAAKSIWEVIFCYAGFHAVIFHRMAHWLYQHKLVLLPRMISQLSRFLTGIEIHPGAKIGQGFFIDHGSGVVIGETAEVGDNVTLYQGVTLGGTGKEKGKRHPTIGNNVVIGAGAKVLGSFKVGDNVKIGAGSVVNKVVPSDTTVVGIPGRIVLHNGVPIKDPDLRHDELPDPVNEMLKCLMQRVEYLEERLNDEESRYNVFEIIQHHDTSKRGVPPKGERESCDVRVRSNDL
- the gltX gene encoding glutamate--tRNA ligase, with protein sequence MEIRVRFAPSPTGPLHIGGARSALFNYLWACKNKGTFIVRSEDTDLERSSRESEHNILESLRWLNIQWNEGIEVGGEHGPYRQTDRLALYREYTEKLVDSGHAYYCYCTEEELEQERQALSAKGETPRYLGKCRTLTSEQRAVLEKEGRKPVVRFRVPEGQAIHIMDHVRGDVVFDSNGIGDYVIVKSDGIPTYNFAVVIDDTTMNITHVIRGEEHLSNTPRQVLIYQALGLPTPEFAHISLILNTEGGKMSKRDGDTAVMDYQKKGYLPEAIANFIALLGWAPSGEEEFYTLDELTEAFSLDRVSKSPAVFDLQKLNYMNAHYLKKAAPERLAELALPHVQEIGILPQGEQSPEQQQWLIGVVKAISEKIAYMAEVKDFVHYFHGDVPMEPEGEALEVLRGEQVPTVFGLFKEKLQAVESLSEAEVKVLLKQMTKELKLGGKFVYMPVRVALTGQMHGPELYDIIPLLGRENVLKRLEVTEKRYLG
- the ispF gene encoding 2-C-methyl-D-erythritol 2,4-cyclodiphosphate synthase yields the protein MIKVGIGYDVHALVEDRPLILGGVEIPYERGLLGHSDADVLIHAIMDALLGALALGDIGHHFPDHDPRYRGISSLALLEWVMKLIEAHGYKIGNIDSIIVAERPKIAPFISKIRSNLAQAMSIDELCVSVKATTTERLGFEGRGEGIAAQAIVNLEKVGG
- the ispD gene encoding 2-C-methyl-D-erythritol 4-phosphate cytidylyltransferase, with the translated sequence MAKIGIVIPAAGQGKRMGAGYNKQFLALMGEPILVHTVRLFEESSKVSEIVIVGAEGDVTVIEKLVHHHKFNKVVAICIGGLQRQDSVHSGVQALSTTIRRVVVHDGARPLLTLQEFHRFLEDSEGFPSAIMGIQLKDTIKRIDSFSKVTETLPRERLRAVQTPQIFDREILEEAHSRAASAGHYGTDDASLLEWMGYPVQMVEGSQENIKVTTPEDLWLAERILAQRL